TCCGCGATCCAAGTGACCCGATGACCCCTGCCGTAGATGAGAGACATCAGCTGTTACTTCTGAGCCTTCCCCTGCGACGCCACGGCTGCTGCTGCGGCAGCAATTGCCTCCTGGTCGCCGAGATAGTAATGGCGGATCGGCTTCAGGTTGTCGTCCAGCTCATAGACAAGCGGGATGCCAGTCGGGATGTTCAGGGCCAGCACCTCTTCCTCGCTGAGATTATCGAAGTACTTCACCAGGGCGCGGAGGGTGTTTCCATGAGCGGTCACCAGCACCTTCTCGCCACGCTTCACCGCAGGGGCGATCTCGTTGTGCCAGTAGGGGAGAACACGGTCCACCGTATCCTTGAGGCACTCGGTCAGCGGCAATTCCGTCTGGGGCACATCCTTGTAGCGGGGATCATGGCCGGGAAAGCGCTCGTCGCTCTTTTCCAAGGCTGGTGGCGGTACATCATAACTGCGACGCCAGATATGAACCTGGTCATCGCCGAACTTCGCGGCTGTTTCGGCTTTATTCAGACCCTGCAGCGATCCGTAGTGACGCTCATTCAGGCGCCAGGAAAGCTGAACGGGAATCCAGAGCTCATCCAGCTCATCCAGAATCAACCAGTTGGTGCGGAGGGCGCGCTTCAATACGGAGACAAACGAACGGTCGAATTTGTATCCCTCCTTCTTGAGAAGCTGACCAGCCGCTTTGGCCTCATTCAGCCCCTTGGCATTGAGATCGACATCGGTCCAACCGGTAAAACGGTTTTCTTGGTTCCAAGTGCTTTCGCCGTGGCGGATGAGAACGAGTTTGTACATGGTTAGATTTTAACCAGAAAAATCCACCATTGGAAAGGCTGGGCCTTTCTCGCGTTTTCCTCACGCAAGGTTAAAAAACCTGCCGATGTAGAAGAGAACAAAAACGGCTAGGATGATAAAAAATCCACCTGTGATCAGGACGCTGAGGATGTTGTAAGTTTCCTTCTGCTCGCTTTCGAGTCTCCGGTTGGTGATGACAAAGCGACATGTGGAGATAAGCATGATCAGCAGTCCCAGTGCCGACAGGATTATACCTGCTTCGCAGCCGAGAAGTCGGCTGGTAGGAATAAGAGAAATCTTCCCCTCGCTCATGCTTTTAGCGAAATAACGGACAAGCAGGTCGAAGCGTTCCAGCAAGAAGCCGAAAGCAATGAGGGCTAGGGCCGTCCGCATCCAAGCCAGATAGGTCCGCTCATTGGCGGCAAGATCGTTATAGCGTGGTATCATTCCTAGGAATTTGAGTCGATAGTCGAAAGTCTGTGCCTGTGGTCACCTAGCCTCGGGATGCAGGCGATTAGGGCCTTGGTGTAGGGATGCTGCGGATGGCTAAGCACCTGTTCGGTCTTTCCGTACTCCACGATCTCACCCCGGTACATCACGGCAACATTGCGGGCCAGGCCCCTGATGATGGCGAAGTTGTGGGTGATGAGCATCACGGCCATATTGAGATC
The genomic region above belongs to Verrucomicrobiota bacterium and contains:
- the gpmA gene encoding 2,3-diphosphoglycerate-dependent phosphoglycerate mutase, which produces MYKLVLIRHGESTWNQENRFTGWTDVDLNAKGLNEAKAAGQLLKKEGYKFDRSFVSVLKRALRTNWLILDELDELWIPVQLSWRLNERHYGSLQGLNKAETAAKFGDDQVHIWRRSYDVPPPALEKSDERFPGHDPRYKDVPQTELPLTECLKDTVDRVLPYWHNEIAPAVKRGEKVLVTAHGNTLRALVKYFDNLSEEEVLALNIPTGIPLVYELDDNLKPIRHYYLGDQEAIAAAAAAVASQGKAQK
- a CDS encoding DUF202 domain-containing protein, encoding MIPRYNDLAANERTYLAWMRTALALIAFGFLLERFDLLVRYFAKSMSEGKISLIPTSRLLGCEAGIILSALGLLIMLISTCRFVITNRRLESEQKETYNILSVLITGGFFIILAVFVLFYIGRFFNLA